Proteins encoded together in one Quercus lobata isolate SW786 chromosome 3, ValleyOak3.0 Primary Assembly, whole genome shotgun sequence window:
- the LOC115982202 gene encoding uncharacterized protein LOC115982202: MSGSGNPQLYRPHDVFTAMGRCWVLEDEFSYPINPNLRNSAYVHNTMRQEWAWLFREQQMFYDELVGLKLPVPRRLASQMPRDSIDELRKALNRIREENNRMKIRLNRYRTQVEIRESVQEGWYEHAQFMQSILADPIYQSDVEMSDEE, encoded by the coding sequence ATGTCTGGTTCTGGCAACCCACAACTCTATAGGCCTCATGATGTGTTCACTGCTATGGGTCGTTGTTGGGTATTGGAAGATGAGTTCAGCTATCCAATCAATCCGAATTTGCGAAATAGTGCTTACGTTCACAATACCATGAGACAGGAGTGGGCTTGGTTATTTCGTGAAcaacaaatgttttatgatgagttggttgGTTTGAAGTTGCCAGTGCCTCGGCGACTCGCATCACAAATGCCCAGAGACAGCATCGACGAACTTCGTAAAGCATTGAACcgcataagagaagaaaataatcgaaTGAAGATACGTCTTAATCGATATCGAACCCAAGTCGAGATTCGAGAGTCAGTGCAGGAAGGGTGGTACGAGCATGCACAGTTCATGCAATCAATTCTTGCTgatcccatttatcagtcaGACGTGGAGATGTCAGATGAAGAGTAA
- the LOC115981341 gene encoding calmodulin-binding receptor-like cytoplasmic kinase 2 encodes MTKTVTLSGTSSNNTANCFCYEFRVIGKILITLTHDMNYEEVKSLLNSFFLQFMSLWNTILGMIKEKSIRMEKARQLFEAKEEYFIHNGTMLLEKQITCNQGRDTEPIKIFFAKDIQHATNNYNPNLILGSVIATVYKGTLDEREVAIKVKGPPTHWPFEMMGISIVGTIGYIDPENLETLHVTEKCDVDGFGVVLVEVLTGHHPTETFLGHMNLVDYFVLSMEEKCILQIVDDVVLRQGSNEDIQAFAELALRCI; translated from the exons ATGACCAAAACTGTAACACTTTCTGGTACTAGCAGCAACAACACTGCTAATTGCTTCTGTTATGAATTCCGAGTGATTGGTAAGATTTTGATTACACT TACTCATGATATGAATTATGAAGAG GTTAAGAGTCTCTTGAATAGTTTCTTTCTGCAGTTTATGAGTCTCTGGAATACCATATTGGGGATGATAAAAG AGAAGAGTATTAGGATGGAGAAAGCAAGGCAGTTATTTGAGGCCAAAGAAGAATACTTCATCCACAATGGAACAATGTTACTAGAAAAGCAAATCACCTGCAACCAAGGTAGAGATACAGAGCCAATCAAGATTTTCTTTGCCAAGGACATCCAACATGCTACTAATAACTACAATCCTAATCTAATCCTTGGCTCTGTAATTGCGACAGTCTACAAAGGAACACTAGATGAACGGGAAGTAGCTATTAAAGTCAAAGGCCCTCCAACGCATTGGCCCTTTGAGATGATG GGTATTTCCATTGTGGGAACCATTGGATACATAGACCCAGAAAATCTAGAGACACTACATGTCACGGAAAAGTGTGATGTTGATGGCTTTGGGGTTGTATTGGTGGAAGTCTTAACAGGTCATCATCCCACAGAAACGTTCCTAGGGCATATGAATTTGGTAGATTACTTTGTTTTGTCAATGGAAGAGAAATGCAtattacaaattgttgatgatGTGGTGCTAAGGCAAGGAAGCAATGAAGATATTCAAGCATTCGCTGAGCTTGCATTGAGATGCATCTAG
- the LOC115982621 gene encoding uncharacterized protein LOC115982621 has translation MAYIPPHKRHSYEAASSSESSDMHNRPSPIPQSLVPQFRRNLNLRLPHKTFSQRSGKIVYNYAEQAISTWFPVGLDHNHQFPSSVHVTPVPLQLFGRTTGTNPLVLFNNNNNHPVEQVRSPWVYIAENVVSDLLSSFENVRNEKLDLEDVKPKLVARFGKILFHESPSISEETTRVGLAAETTLSQLRRSFYTNIPNSYMENIMGEVAQKIKVDFEEEKDLYHVQLSDATLPDSTISCKCSVIKEDKRLQLCKIELHQLRHMVIDISCLDKNLDLRLMLSTKRTLTAFTDDEMQSIRSLINSAILDQDVKGGLRWPLGKASSGGRYCVVGVWHTIAKDYKSSSLSLKVRHADRYDFRTSTGEATREINLKLKKIVSLLQDQEVEVSSVAEMLKDNLKLIWDHFLCCEHFLT, from the exons ATGGCttacattcctccacacaagCGTCACTCATACGAAGCTGCTAGTAGTAGtgaatctagtgatatgcataaTAGACCCTCACCAATCCCACAATCCCTTGTTCCTCAATTCAGAAGAAATCTTAATTTGAGGTTGCCACACAAAACCTTTTCACAAAGAAGTGGAAAGATTGTTTATAATTATGCAGAGCAGGCTATTTCCACATGGTTTCCTGTTGGTTTGGATCACAATCACCAGTTTCCATCTTCTGTACATGTTACCCCAGTTCCCTTGCAACTTTTTGGGAGAACAACAGGAACAAATCCACTAGTTTTGttcaataacaacaacaatcatcCAG TTGAGCAAGTGAGGAGTCCATGGGTGTATATAGCAGAAAATGTTGTGTCAGACTTGCTTTCTTCTTTCGAGAATGTCAGGAATGAAAAGTTGGACTTGGAAGACGTCAAGCCAAAGTTGGTTGCTAGATTCGGAAAGATTCTTTTTCATGA GAGTCCTTCAATCAGCGAAGAAACTACAAGAGTAGGTTTGGCTGCAGAAACTACATTGAGTCAATTGAGGAGATCATTTTACACAAATATTCCTAATTCATATATGGAAAACATTATGGGAGAAGTTGCCCAAAAGATTAAAGTTGATTTTGAAGAGGAGAAAGATTTATACCATGTACAG TTGTCTGATGCCACACTACCAGATTCAACTATTTCTTGCAAATGCAGTGTgataaaagaagacaaaaggCTTCAACTTTGTAAG ATTGAACTACACCAATTGCGTCATATGGTCATAGACATATCGTGCCTTGATAAAAACTTAGACCTAAGGCTGATGCTATCCACCAAGAGGACCTTAACAGCTTTCACT GATGATGAGATGCAAAGCATTAGAAGTCTTATTAATTCTGCAATTCTAGATCAAGATGTGAAGGGTGGGTTGAGATGGCCCTTGGGGAAGGCATCTTCTGGAGGTAGATATTGTGTGGTGGGGGTTTGGCACACAATAGCTAAAGATTATAAAAGTTCATCATTGAGCCTGAAAGTGAGACATGCTGATCGATATGATTTTAGAACTTCAACTGGGGAAGCTACAAGGGAGATAAATCTAAAGCTGAAAAAAATTGTCTCATTATTACAG GATCAGGAGGTTGAGGTTAGTTCGGTTGCTGAGATGCTTAAAGACAACTTGAAATTGATATGGGATCATTTCTTATGCTGTGAACATTTTTTGACATGA